Proteins co-encoded in one Dreissena polymorpha isolate Duluth1 chromosome 12, UMN_Dpol_1.0, whole genome shotgun sequence genomic window:
- the LOC127852150 gene encoding uncharacterized protein LOC127852150, translating to MNNLLLVLLLFVCSQCNVNRATEYIPCGLTRCYNVGYEVCIGPPEARTEADSDCYSCDALAQIEKLNPCDPASKRHGCMKYCTDKALEEQRKTWDQSQEIFTRALQNEQMLRERNHAVIAGLVCLAALIVMMAVAFCMRRENQRNRKQKEERAKSSSTALVPVYSDTQLTTEKTELINETENNISPEQLYKVTDMGTPPVMQPFDSNYTGVTTEARSDPRDNSITYIVYQPGTSGSTELHDGKCHDERLCIVSPQSQDPGKLCTSSSYYKQPT from the exons ATGAAtaatttattattagtattattattattcgtaTGCAGTCAATGTAACGTCAATCGGGCAACAGAATATATCCCCTGCGGACTGACAAGATGTTACAACGTAGGTTACGAGGTATGCATTGGTCCGCCGGAAGCACGCACGGAAGCCGACTCGGACTGTTATTCTTGTGACGCTTTAGCCCAAATTGAGAAGTTGAACCCCTGTGACCCGGCGAGCAAGAGGCATGGGTGCATGAAATACTGCACGG ataaggCACTtgaagaacaaagaaaaacatggGACCAGTCGCAAGAAATCTTTACGC gaGCACTCCAAAACGAGCAAATGCTTCGGGAAAGAAACCATGCAGTCATCGCCGGCCTTGTATGTCTAGCTGCGTTGATAGTTATGATGGCGGTGGCTTTCTGCATGCGCAGAGAGAATCA ACGTAATAGAAAACAAAAAGAAGAACGTGCGAAGTCGTCTTCAACTGCCCTTGTTCCAGTATATTCTGATACTCAACTAACTACAGAAAAGACAGAATTAATAAATGAAACAGAAAACAACATTTCACCCGAACAATTATACAAAGTAACGGACATGGGCACACCACCTGTGATGCAACCGTTCGATAGTAATTATACTGGCGTCACCACAGAAGCTAGATCTGATCCCCGCGATAATTCAATAACATATATCGTTTACCAACCCGGCACCTCTGGTTCAACTGAGCTACACGATGGAAAATGCCACGATGAACGGTTATGCATTGTTTCTCCACAATCTCAGGACCCTGGAAAGCTGTGCACAAGTTCGTCTTACTACAAACAGCCTACATAA
- the LOC127852513 gene encoding octapeptide-repeat protein T2-like, translating to MFLRLGGKQQGRQKGWEKWREAGMQVSSEAGKQAGRLVGKHARRKTGRLVDRQVCKQAVKKGFRQAGSLAGRQTVMVTGRHAGRKEYRQAGRDTGRHASRQGIKDKRTKDRQAGRR from the coding sequence atgttcCTCAGACTGGGAGGTAAACAGCAAGGTAGACAGAAAGGCTGGGAGAAATGGAGAGAGGCAGGCATGCAGGTAAGCTCCGAGGCAGGCAAGCAAGCAGGCAGGCTGGTGGGTAAACATGCTAGGAGGAAGACAGGCAGGCTGGTCGACAGGCAGGTATGCAAGCAGGCTGTGAAGAAGGGATTCAGGCAGGCTGGGAGTCTGGCAGGGAGACAGACAGTCATGGTGACAGGCAGGCATGCAGGCAGGAAGGAATACAGGCAGGCAGGTAGGGATACAGGGAGGCATGCAAGCAGGCAGGGAATCAAGGACAAAAGAACAAAAGACAGGCAGGCAGGCCGCAGGTAG